A part of Ziziphus jujuba cultivar Dongzao chromosome 8, ASM3175591v1 genomic DNA contains:
- the LOC125421232 gene encoding small ribosomal subunit protein uS12: MGKTRGMGAGRKLKSHRRRQRWADKAYKKSHLGNEWKKPFAGSSHAKGIVLEKIGIEAKQPNSAIRKCARVQLIKNGKKIAAFVPNDGCLNYIEENDEVLIAGFGRKGHAVGDIPGVRFKVVKVSGVSLLALFKEKKEKPRS, from the exons ATGGg GAAGACACGTGGAATGGGAGCTGGTCGTAAACTGAAGTCCCACCGCAGAAGGCAGAGGTGGGCTGACAAGGCTTACAAGAAGTCCCATCTTGGGAATGAATGGAAAAAACCATTTGCTGGATCATCTCATGCAAAAGGCATTGTTCTAGAAAAGAT AGGCATTGAAGCCAAGCAGCCCAACTCTGCTATTAGAAAATGTGCCCGTGTTCAGCTGATCAAGAATGGGAAGAAGATTGCAGCCTTTGTACCCAATGACGGTTGCTTAAACTACATTGAGGAAAAT GATGAAGTCTTGATTGCAGGATTTGGACGGAAAGGGCATGCTGTGGGAGATATTCCTGGTGTCAGATTCAAGGTTGTGAAGGTATCTGGAGTGTCACTTTTGGCTCTCTTTaaagagaagaaggaaaagCCGAGGTCCTAA
- the LOC107408746 gene encoding small ribosomal subunit protein uS12 — translation MGKTRGMGAGRKLKSHRRRQRWADKAYKKSHLGNEWKKPFAGSSHAKGIVLEKIGIEAKQPNSAIRKCARVQLIKNGKKIAAFVPNDGCLNYIEENDEVLIAGFGRKGHAVGDIPGVRFKVVKVSGVSLLALFKEKKEKPRS, via the exons ATGGg GAAGACACGTGGAATGGGAGCTGGTCGTAAGCTGAAGTCCCACCGCAGAAGGCAGAGGTGGGCTGACAAGGCCTACAAGAAGTCCCATCTTGGGAATGAATGGAAAAAACCATTTGCTGGATCATCTCATGCAAAAGGCATTGTTCTAGAAAAGAT TGGCATTGAAGCCAAGCAGCCCAACTCTGCTATTAGAAAATGTGCCCGTGTTCAGCTGATCAAAAATGGGAAGAAGATTGCAGCCTTTGTACCCAATGACGGTTGCTTAAACTACATTGAGGAAAAT GATGAAGTCTTGATTGCAGGATTTGGACGGAAAGGGCATGCTGTGGGAGATATTCCTGGTGTCAGATTCAAGGTTGTGAAGGTATCTGGAGTGTCACTTTTGGCTCTCTTTaaagagaagaaggaaaagCCAAGGTCCTAA